One segment of Streptosporangium brasiliense DNA contains the following:
- a CDS encoding GcvT family protein, whose product MELPNSARAVVIGGGVAGCSVAYHLAKLGWSEVILVERHELTEGTTWHSAGFVGQLRSTVTQTKMIMYSAGLYPELAELTGMDPGWRGVGGLRLATTPERVEESLRLAGAGETYGLGLSVLSGAEAGEMLPLLDVRDVRAALWLPGDGWLDPALLARALAAGAEKLGVRIFTGTRVTGLEVAGGAVGGVRLALGSEEWSVRADTVVIAAGAASGRVGRLAGVDIPIVPIKHQYVVTEPFEVPSSMPTVRDPDNIVYFREEGGGILVGGYIRTPEIWETGQPLEEPRTLFAPDMPKFQESWESAVRRVPALGRTEITKVVHGPEAFTPDGEFLLGETAVRGLWAAAGFCVHGLAAAGGVGKVMAEWIVDGSPEYDVFGMDLRRFGGHARSAPWARARALDSYSKYYDIVYPGEERTAARPLRRSPAWVRQAELGAAFGEKSGWERVNWFDSNADVPVPEEDSNVDVPVPEEDSNVDVPVREEGPNADAPAREEGDGRGTRESPEVRPAGWAGRIWSPAIRRECLATRDAAGLFDQTSFAKLEVSGHQALMRLQRACAGQLDRPPGSIVYTQLLNERGGIEADLTVTRLAEDRFRLVTGTAFGVHDAAWLRGHGLDVRDVTSAHACYCLWGPRALDILGTVCDDDLTFGYMQAREISVGNVPVLAQRVTFVGEFGWELYCPSEYGLTLWDTLMEAGTPYGMRPAGYRAIDSMRLEKGYRVWGLDITPETTPVEAGLGFAVAMDKDFLGRSALEAAARRDRPGRRGGADGSAPGAPAGAPDGRRGTEAPGPRLRCLVLDDSRQVCLGGEPVRVGGAPASRVTSGGYGHRVERSIAYAYLPAGTAPGDRVEIGVTGLWTGATVTAEPLYDPASERIRRLPG is encoded by the coding sequence TTGGAACTTCCCAACTCTGCGCGGGCCGTCGTGATCGGCGGCGGGGTGGCCGGGTGCAGCGTGGCCTACCACCTGGCGAAGCTCGGCTGGAGCGAGGTGATCCTGGTGGAGCGGCACGAGCTGACCGAGGGGACCACCTGGCACTCGGCCGGATTCGTGGGCCAGCTCCGCTCGACCGTCACCCAGACCAAGATGATCATGTATTCGGCCGGCCTCTACCCCGAACTGGCCGAGCTGACCGGGATGGACCCCGGCTGGCGCGGGGTGGGCGGGCTCCGCCTGGCGACCACGCCCGAGCGGGTGGAGGAGTCGCTGCGGCTGGCCGGGGCCGGGGAGACCTACGGCCTGGGGCTGTCCGTCCTGTCCGGGGCCGAGGCGGGGGAGATGCTGCCGCTGCTCGACGTGCGTGACGTGCGGGCCGCGCTCTGGCTGCCCGGGGACGGCTGGCTCGACCCGGCGCTGCTGGCCAGGGCGCTGGCGGCCGGGGCGGAGAAGCTGGGCGTGCGGATCTTCACCGGCACCCGCGTGACGGGGCTGGAGGTGGCCGGCGGCGCGGTTGGCGGGGTCCGCCTCGCGCTCGGCTCCGAGGAGTGGTCGGTCCGGGCCGACACCGTGGTCATCGCGGCGGGGGCGGCCAGCGGCCGGGTCGGGCGGCTGGCCGGGGTGGACATCCCGATCGTGCCGATCAAACACCAGTATGTCGTCACCGAACCTTTCGAGGTCCCCTCGTCTATGCCCACGGTCCGGGACCCGGACAACATCGTCTACTTCCGCGAGGAGGGCGGCGGCATACTCGTCGGGGGATATATCCGGACTCCGGAGATCTGGGAGACCGGGCAGCCGCTGGAGGAGCCCCGGACGCTGTTCGCGCCCGATATGCCGAAATTTCAGGAATCGTGGGAGTCGGCGGTACGGCGGGTCCCCGCGCTGGGCCGTACCGAGATCACGAAGGTCGTCCACGGTCCCGAGGCGTTCACCCCCGACGGGGAGTTCCTGCTCGGCGAGACGGCGGTCCGCGGCCTGTGGGCGGCGGCCGGGTTCTGCGTCCACGGCCTGGCCGCCGCCGGCGGCGTGGGCAAGGTCATGGCCGAGTGGATCGTGGACGGCTCGCCGGAGTACGACGTGTTCGGCATGGATCTGCGCCGGTTCGGCGGCCACGCCCGGTCCGCCCCGTGGGCCCGGGCCAGGGCGCTCGACTCCTACTCGAAGTACTACGACATCGTCTACCCGGGCGAGGAGCGCACCGCCGCCCGGCCGCTGCGCCGCTCCCCGGCGTGGGTACGGCAGGCGGAGCTGGGGGCGGCGTTCGGCGAGAAGTCGGGCTGGGAGCGGGTCAACTGGTTCGACTCCAACGCCGACGTCCCGGTGCCGGAGGAAGACTCCAACGTCGACGTCCCGGTGCCGGAGGAAGACTCCAACGTCGACGTCCCGGTGCGGGAGGAAGGCCCCAACGCCGACGCCCCGGCGCGGGAGGAGGGAGACGGGCGGGGAACACGGGAGTCGCCGGAGGTCCGCCCGGCCGGCTGGGCGGGCCGGATCTGGTCCCCGGCGATCCGGCGGGAGTGCCTGGCCACGCGGGACGCGGCGGGACTGTTCGACCAGACCTCGTTCGCGAAGCTCGAAGTCTCAGGGCACCAGGCTCTGATGAGGCTGCAGCGGGCGTGCGCCGGGCAGCTCGACCGGCCCCCCGGCTCGATCGTCTACACCCAGCTGCTGAACGAGCGCGGCGGCATCGAGGCCGACCTGACCGTCACCCGCCTGGCCGAGGACCGCTTCCGTCTGGTCACCGGCACCGCCTTCGGCGTCCACGACGCGGCCTGGCTCCGCGGCCACGGCCTCGACGTCCGGGACGTCACCTCGGCCCACGCCTGCTACTGCCTGTGGGGCCCGCGCGCGCTCGACATCCTCGGCACGGTCTGCGACGACGACCTGACCTTCGGATACATGCAGGCCAGAGAGATCAGCGTCGGGAACGTCCCGGTGCTGGCCCAGCGGGTGACGTTCGTGGGCGAGTTCGGCTGGGAGCTGTACTGCCCGTCGGAGTACGGGCTGACCCTGTGGGACACGCTCATGGAGGCGGGCACGCCGTACGGCATGCGCCCGGCCGGCTACCGGGCGATCGACTCGATGCGCCTGGAGAAGGGCTACCGGGTCTGGGGCCTGGACATCACCCCGGAGACCACCCCGGTCGAGGCCGGCCTGGGTTTCGCGGTGGCCATGGACAAGGACTTCCTCGGCCGGTCCGCGCTTGAGGCGGCGGCTCGGCGGGACCGGCCCGGCCGGCGCGGCGGCGCGGACGGGTCCGCTCCGGGCGCGCCCGCCGGAGCGCCGGACGGCCGTCGGGGGACGGAGGCTCCTGGCCCGCGCCTGCGCTGCCTCGTCCTGGACGACTCCCGCCAGGTCTGCCTCGGCGGCGAGCCGGTCCGCGTCGGCGGCGCGCCGGCCTCCCGGGTGACCAGCGGCGGGTACGGCCACCGGGTGGAGCGCTCGATCGCCTACGCCTACCTGCCCGCCGGGACCGCCCCCGGCGACCGGGTCGAGATCGGCGTCACCGGCCTCTGGACCGGCGCCACCGTCACCGCCGAGCCCCTCTACGACCCGGCCTCCGAGCGGATCAGGCGCCTGCCCGGCTGA
- a CDS encoding PH domain-containing protein, with protein sequence MSRDRDTAGDRRYDGAERVGGGAGGLEWTRLDPWMPWLSLSWVIGPLAPVAATALVAGDRLNPQTVITLGSILAAAAVITSIGLIRYATTRYRVTGERVELHSGLVFRRRRSVPRDRVRSVEVTAGPMYRIFGLADVKIGTGQNDADKGLSLDGISRTDALLLRRGLLGRTARSDSVIAELRPAWIRYALLSSWSPVIGLAPFGLFFRVLDMFGISPTEVGFLGELWAAVTATHPAVVLAVATGVVLAIGLTGTLLLYVESWWDFRLTRGPGRALLVRRGLLTTRSMSLEERRLRGVEVAEPLPLRWGRGARLNAVATGLGEDDSTALLPPAPRAEAHRAAAAVLGEDVSPTLAPLRPHPRVALRRRAVHAVWPPLVLAPLLAGLAAWLSWVPAPLWAAGAALLPAGLLLARDAYRNLGHGLHGPYLVTRYGTARRRTVALRREAIIGWTVGRSPFQRRAGLLTLAATTAAGKGSYKVRDVSVTQGLAFAEEAVPGLLAPFIR encoded by the coding sequence GTGAGCCGCGATCGAGACACGGCCGGCGACCGCCGGTATGACGGGGCGGAGCGGGTCGGCGGCGGGGCGGGCGGCCTGGAGTGGACGCGGCTCGACCCGTGGATGCCGTGGCTGAGCCTGAGCTGGGTGATCGGCCCGCTGGCGCCTGTCGCGGCCACCGCCCTGGTCGCCGGCGACCGGCTGAACCCGCAGACCGTCATCACCCTCGGCTCGATCCTGGCGGCGGCCGCCGTGATCACCTCGATCGGCCTGATCCGCTACGCCACCACCCGCTACCGGGTCACCGGCGAACGCGTCGAGCTCCACTCCGGCCTGGTCTTCCGCAGGCGGCGGTCGGTCCCGCGTGACCGGGTGCGCAGCGTCGAGGTGACGGCCGGTCCGATGTACCGGATCTTCGGTCTGGCCGACGTCAAGATCGGCACCGGCCAGAACGACGCGGACAAGGGGCTCTCCCTCGACGGGATCTCCCGGACCGACGCCCTGCTCCTGCGGCGGGGCCTGCTCGGCCGTACGGCCCGCTCCGACTCCGTCATCGCCGAGCTGCGCCCGGCCTGGATCCGCTACGCGCTGCTGAGCAGTTGGTCGCCGGTCATCGGCCTGGCCCCCTTCGGCCTGTTCTTCCGCGTGCTGGACATGTTCGGGATCAGCCCTACGGAGGTCGGCTTCCTCGGCGAGCTGTGGGCCGCCGTCACCGCGACCCACCCGGCCGTGGTTCTCGCCGTGGCCACCGGCGTCGTCCTGGCGATCGGGCTGACGGGGACCCTGCTGCTCTACGTGGAGTCCTGGTGGGACTTCCGCCTGACCCGCGGGCCCGGCCGCGCCCTCCTTGTCCGGCGGGGCCTGCTGACCACCCGGTCCATGTCGCTGGAGGAGCGGCGGCTGCGCGGGGTCGAGGTGGCCGAGCCGCTGCCGCTGCGCTGGGGCCGGGGGGCCCGGCTGAACGCCGTGGCCACCGGGCTCGGCGAGGACGACTCGACGGCCCTGCTGCCGCCGGCCCCGCGCGCCGAGGCCCACCGCGCCGCCGCCGCCGTACTGGGCGAGGACGTCTCACCGACCCTCGCGCCGCTGCGCCCCCACCCCCGGGTGGCGCTGCGCCGCAGGGCCGTCCACGCCGTCTGGCCGCCGCTCGTCCTCGCGCCGCTGCTCGCGGGGCTCGCCGCGTGGTTGAGCTGGGTCCCCGCCCCGCTCTGGGCGGCCGGTGCGGCGCTGCTCCCCGCCGGGCTGCTCCTGGCCCGCGACGCCTACCGCAACCTGGGGCACGGACTCCACGGCCCCTACCTCGTCACCCGGTACGGCACGGCCCGGCGCAGGACGGTGGCGCTCCGCCGTGAGGCGATCATCGGCTGGACCGTCGGCCGCTCGCCCTTCCAGCGGAGAGCGGGCCTGCTCACCCTGGCCGCGACCACGGCCGCGGGCAAGGGCTCCTACAAGGTCAGAGACGTCTCCGTCACGCAGGGGCTGGCCTTCGCCGAGGAGGCGGTGCCCGGTCTGCTGGCGCCCTTCATCCGCTGA
- a CDS encoding GNAT family N-acetyltransferase, which produces METGGADTLADLLAEASRGRFPAPDTGPTILPQPSPRDAGVIAFTAHNVIFADVEASWIHRRLPDGDLSAPLGPRFLGALEGRLGRRLDNIDMLALAGPLPGRPQIALTEVSATGHPRAGRARLYRDDVRTWTCPGGLLVIGRGVAGRWEVAVEIDPEHRGRGLGRALACAARQLTPHPLWAQIAPGNAASVRTFLAAGYVPVGAEALFSP; this is translated from the coding sequence ATGGAGACGGGTGGAGCGGACACGCTGGCGGACTTGCTCGCCGAGGCGTCGAGGGGACGCTTCCCCGCGCCGGACACGGGGCCGACGATCCTGCCCCAGCCGTCGCCGCGTGACGCGGGTGTCATCGCCTTCACCGCGCACAACGTGATATTCGCCGACGTCGAAGCGTCGTGGATCCACCGGCGCCTCCCCGACGGAGACCTGTCCGCGCCGCTCGGCCCCCGCTTCCTCGGCGCCCTGGAGGGACGGCTGGGGCGCCGGCTCGACAACATCGACATGCTCGCCCTCGCCGGGCCGCTTCCCGGCCGGCCGCAGATCGCGCTGACCGAGGTGTCCGCGACCGGCCACCCGAGAGCCGGACGCGCCCGCCTCTACCGTGACGACGTCCGGACGTGGACCTGCCCGGGCGGCCTCCTCGTCATCGGGCGCGGGGTGGCGGGCCGGTGGGAGGTCGCGGTCGAGATCGATCCCGAGCACCGGGGCCGGGGCCTGGGAAGGGCCCTGGCCTGCGCGGCCCGTCAGCTCACCCCGCACCCGCTGTGGGCCCAGATCGCCCCCGGCAACGCGGCCAGCGTCCGGACCTTCCTGGCCGCTGGATACGTCCC
- a CDS encoding PH domain-containing protein has product MRSKNETSGQEGGADGGLRLRPPRNPVDSRAVRWWTGQAAVLVAPPVLVLVLLALLIPPARFWLLLPALVIAVPGAAYVAVMPRWRFRVHRWETTDDAVYAASGWIWQKWRVAPMSRIQTVDTVRGPLQQIFGLAGVTVTTASAAGAIKINGLDHVLAADLVERLTARTQDTPGDAT; this is encoded by the coding sequence ATGCGGTCAAAAAATGAGACGAGCGGTCAGGAGGGCGGGGCCGATGGAGGGCTCAGGCTCCGGCCGCCCCGGAATCCGGTGGACAGCCGGGCGGTCCGGTGGTGGACGGGCCAGGCGGCCGTGCTCGTGGCCCCGCCGGTCCTGGTGCTGGTCCTGCTCGCTCTCCTGATCCCGCCGGCCCGGTTCTGGCTGCTGCTCCCGGCGCTCGTCATCGCGGTCCCGGGGGCCGCCTACGTGGCGGTGATGCCACGGTGGCGGTTCCGGGTGCACCGCTGGGAGACCACCGACGACGCGGTCTACGCGGCCTCCGGCTGGATCTGGCAGAAGTGGCGGGTCGCGCCGATGTCGCGGATCCAGACCGTCGACACGGTCCGGGGCCCGCTCCAGCAGATCTTCGGCCTGGCGGGCGTGACCGTCACCACGGCCTCGGCGGCGGGCGCGATAAAGATCAACGGCCTGGACCACGTCCTCGCGGCCGACCTCGTCGAGCGGCTCACCGCCCGGACCCAGGACACCCCCGGTGACGCCACGTGA
- a CDS encoding phosphotransferase family protein produces MPDALAAVREWAGQPVTETPIKGGLSHRIARLDAADGQRWLLRVLDPRVSGAGLGIPLDQEIANTLRAAEAGVGPRVLHRMPGALLLEYLDGATLDAHGVRTLPGPIAAACRRLHAGPRFVNDFSIFRKLEEFLALCHTHALPTPDGYEDRRRAAAEIERALAAHPLPAVPCHNDLLPGNLIHCGTEIKIVDYQLSGNNDPAFELGDIAAEADYDPDLAGRLAHAYFGEADPRLIARVRLNLIMSNLTWSLWFAVHHGLLREQAAAADFDYDAEAADKFARAVRDLDDPGFGRLVDDVRGRRAPAPRTPAPG; encoded by the coding sequence ATGCCAGATGCTCTCGCAGCCGTCCGGGAGTGGGCCGGACAGCCCGTCACCGAGACGCCGATCAAGGGTGGGCTCAGCCACCGGATCGCCCGGCTGGACGCGGCCGACGGGCAGCGCTGGCTGCTGCGGGTGCTCGATCCACGCGTCTCGGGGGCGGGCCTCGGCATCCCCCTCGACCAGGAGATCGCCAACACGCTCCGCGCGGCCGAGGCCGGGGTCGGCCCGCGGGTCCTGCACCGGATGCCCGGCGCGCTGCTGCTGGAGTATCTCGACGGCGCCACCCTCGACGCGCACGGCGTGCGGACGCTCCCCGGACCGATCGCGGCGGCCTGCCGCCGCCTGCACGCCGGCCCCCGGTTCGTCAACGACTTCTCCATCTTCCGCAAGCTTGAGGAGTTCCTCGCCCTCTGCCATACCCACGCGCTACCGACACCCGACGGCTACGAGGACCGGCGGCGGGCGGCGGCGGAGATCGAGCGGGCGCTGGCCGCCCACCCGCTGCCGGCGGTGCCCTGCCACAACGACCTGCTGCCGGGCAACCTCATCCACTGCGGCACGGAGATCAAGATCGTGGACTACCAGCTCTCCGGGAACAACGACCCGGCCTTCGAGCTGGGCGACATCGCCGCCGAGGCCGACTACGACCCGGATCTGGCCGGCCGGCTGGCCCACGCCTACTTCGGCGAGGCCGACCCGCGGCTGATCGCGCGGGTCAGGCTCAACCTGATCATGTCCAACCTGACCTGGTCCCTCTGGTTCGCCGTGCATCACGGGCTGCTGCGGGAACAGGCGGCGGCCGCCGACTTCGACTACGACGCGGAGGCGGCCGACAAGTTCGCGCGGGCCGTACGGGACCTGGACGATCCGGGGTTCGGACGGCTCGTCGACGACGTCCGGGGCCGGCGCGCGCCGGCTCCCCGGACCCCCGCCCCCGGATGA
- a CDS encoding amino acid permease: MTKPVVPPVDTDAQRLAELGYKQELSRTWSGFSNFAISFSIISILAGCFTTFGQAWNNGGPIAISWGWPLISIFILIIGLCMSELVSAYPTAGGIYWWAAKLGRPVHGWFTGWFNLVGLIAVTASVDYGCATFMNITINRFAEGFEISLGNTFILFTVILVLHALINIFSHRLISVLQNVSVWWHVFGAAVVVAILIFGPDRHQSLSFVFTERFNNSGFPDTSFWFYVLPLGFLLTQYTITGFDACAHVSEETQGASRAAARGLWQSIFYSAIGGWVLLLAFLFAATDVDAVNKEFGFVGAVFTSSLTPVLATVIFGISTIGQFFCGMSCVTSMSRMTYAFSRDGGIPGWRLWSKVNKDRTPVNAIVFGCVAALVLTLPALYKAPTGTPLAFYAVVSVAVVGLYIAFAIPIWLRLRMGDRFEPGPWTLGAKYKVMCWIAVIEIVVVSIYFIMPLAPAGVPFNKDDPATPGDETFTWTAVNYAPIVVGLMVLAVGLWWALSARHWFTGPRRTVEVEEDQPIA; this comes from the coding sequence ATGACCAAGCCAGTGGTGCCACCTGTGGACACGGACGCGCAGCGGCTCGCCGAGCTCGGTTACAAGCAGGAGCTCTCCCGCACCTGGAGCGGCTTCTCCAACTTCGCCATCTCCTTCTCGATCATCTCCATCCTGGCCGGGTGTTTCACCACCTTCGGCCAGGCGTGGAACAACGGCGGGCCGATCGCCATCTCCTGGGGCTGGCCGCTGATCTCGATCTTCATTCTGATCATCGGCCTGTGCATGTCGGAGCTGGTGTCGGCCTACCCGACCGCCGGCGGCATCTACTGGTGGGCCGCCAAGCTGGGCAGGCCGGTCCACGGCTGGTTCACCGGGTGGTTCAATCTCGTCGGGCTGATCGCGGTGACCGCCTCGGTGGACTACGGCTGCGCGACGTTCATGAACATCACGATCAACCGGTTCGCCGAGGGCTTCGAGATCTCCCTCGGCAACACCTTCATCCTCTTCACGGTCATCCTGGTGCTGCACGCGCTGATCAACATCTTCAGCCACCGGCTCATCTCCGTGCTGCAGAACGTCTCGGTGTGGTGGCACGTGTTCGGGGCGGCCGTGGTGGTGGCCATCCTGATCTTCGGCCCGGACCGGCACCAGTCGCTGTCGTTCGTCTTCACCGAGCGCTTCAACAACTCGGGCTTCCCCGACACGTCGTTCTGGTTCTACGTGCTGCCGCTCGGCTTCCTGCTGACCCAGTACACGATCACCGGCTTCGACGCCTGCGCGCACGTCTCGGAGGAGACCCAGGGCGCCTCGAGGGCGGCGGCCCGCGGGCTCTGGCAGTCGATCTTCTACTCCGCGATCGGCGGCTGGGTCCTGCTGCTGGCGTTCCTGTTCGCGGCCACCGACGTGGACGCGGTCAACAAGGAGTTCGGCTTCGTGGGGGCCGTCTTCACCTCGTCGCTCACCCCGGTCCTGGCCACGGTGATCTTCGGCATCTCCACGATCGGGCAGTTCTTCTGCGGGATGAGCTGCGTGACCTCGATGTCCCGGATGACCTACGCGTTCTCGCGGGACGGCGGCATCCCCGGCTGGCGACTCTGGTCGAAGGTGAACAAGGACCGGACCCCGGTCAACGCGATCGTCTTCGGCTGCGTCGCGGCGCTCGTGCTGACCCTCCCGGCCCTCTACAAGGCCCCGACCGGCACCCCCCTGGCGTTCTACGCGGTGGTCTCGGTCGCGGTCGTCGGCCTCTACATCGCCTTCGCCATCCCGATCTGGCTCCGGCTGAGGATGGGCGACCGCTTCGAGCCCGGCCCGTGGACGCTGGGCGCGAAGTACAAGGTCATGTGCTGGATCGCCGTCATCGAGATCGTCGTGGTCTCGATCTACTTCATCATGCCGCTGGCCCCGGCGGGGGTGCCGTTCAACAAGGACGACCCCGCCACGCCGGGAGACGAGACGTTCACCTGGACCGCGGTCAACTACGCGCCGATCGTGGTCGGGCTGATGGTCCTCGCCGTGGGCCTGTGGTGGGCGCTGTCGGCCCGGCACTGGTTCACCGGGCCGCGCCGCACGGTCGAGGTCGAGGAGGACCAGCCGATCGCCTGA